The stretch of DNA CTCTCCGTTCCCTAATATGGAAGCAGCGGCCGGAATATACCAAGTGCGGGATGGGGGGGAGTGAGGAGCCCCGGCGCTCCCGGTGGGGCCTCAGCGGCCAAGTgttgcccctgctccccccgcgcGGGCAGCCGGTGTGGGAGGATGAGAGGCGGGTTCCATTCCCGGCCAGGAGGGAGGCTCGGATGAGAGACCCCCGCAGGCGGTAATGGAACGGGCCGCCCATCCCGGAAGAGAGAAGCCGCCGCGGCTGCACCCGCCACTTccgcttcctgggagctggaCGGACGGACCGGACCGGACCGAAGCCGCCGCTATGGtaggggcgggggagaagggacCGGCGAGGCCGCGcgggggctgggaggtggggggagggccgGCCTGGGCCGGAcctggggggggaggcggggctggggaggcgCGGGGGGGGCCTGGGGGCGCGgccgggccggggagggggccgggagtgggggctgggggttgggaggcgggggctggggagggccggggaggtggggggagggccgGACctggtggggggctgaggggggtcGGGAATGTGGGGTCGGGGGCTGGGGAGGCGCGGGGGGGGCCTGGGGGCGCGgccgggccggggagggggccgggaggcgggggctggggagggccggggaggtggggggaggggcggacctggtggggggggggccgggagggGGGGGTCGGGGAGGGGGTCGGGGGCTGGGGAGGCGCGGGGGGACCTGGGGGCGCGGCCGGGCCGGGGAGGGGGTCGGGAGTGGCGAGGCGGGGGCGgaggctgggggtcgggaggcgggggtggggggaggaccgGGCTGGGCCGGACCTGGCGGGGGGCTGGAGAGGGCCGGGAGGGTGGTCGGGAatgcggggctggggagggggtcgggggctggggagggggtcgGGGGCTGGGGAGGCGTGGAGGGGCCTGGGGGCGCGGCCGGGTCGGGAGTGGGGAGGCCGGGCCTGGGAGGGGCGCTGGTGGCTCTTGTCCTGGTTCTGACTTCCCCACTCTCCCTAGACCGCCACCCTGCGCCCCTACCTGAACGCAGTGCGTGCCACGCTGCAGGCCGCCCTGTGCCTGGAGAACTTCTCCTCCCAGGTGGTGGAGCGACACAACAAGCCGGAGGTGGAAGTCAGGTACGGCGGGGGGTTGGGACCCCGAGATGGGCGGGGGGCACCCTGAAGTCTGCTCAAGCCCAGCGTGCCCTGAAGGCCTCACAGGGCTTGGAGCCCCTGTTCCAGCAGGGGAAATATACGGGGGTTGGCTGCTTGCTCAGGCTGCTGCCTGTCaccccgggggctggggggctaAGGCTGCCAGAAGCATCATGGGTTATGGAGCAGCGAGCAGCTTCTTAGTAATCtcttcccctacccccaccccccacacacacttcccccaggttcttgtcccagttgGCTTCCCTTCTCTTCAGTTCGTTCTCAGgcttcttgcccagccagtcccagttccccctccctcttcgACTGATCTGCAATGCCTTCTAGCCAGCTCTCAGTCCCcgtctgtctctccccccacaagcTATCCTGCCCCCAGGTTCAGCCCTTGTCCTTTCTGTATCAGAGTCAGTGTGTTTTCTTCTCCACGCTGCCTGGGCATCAGCCAGAGGAACACCAACAGCATAGGAAAACAGACtctcccaacccctgctcccagACTTGCCCTGACTTTGCCCCACTCTTACCCCTTCCCTGCATGTTCTGGTGCACCAGGCAGCAATGGCCAGGAAAGTCCTGCTCACCCTGGGTTGGAGCATGGTCAGTGCAGATAAACTCTTTGCAGAATTTAGCTGGTGAACTCTGAGGTCTCCATGGAGCATAGGTGAACGTAGTTTTTCAAAGGCTAGAACACATTTGAGCAGgttttcacaggaacagcaaaatGGGCTCCTCACTGACACCTCACCCCGCCAAATTTCTAGTCCCGGCTGCAAAGCACTAGAGCGTCTCAGTGAATTTAAGAATTGTTTTAGCATGgacaaaatattttcctctaCGCTTGGTCAGACggttgaaccatttttgctgagaCTTATATTCAGCCTGAATAAGATGCCCAGCATGGGAAAGTGGCTACGGTTTGACCCAGTTTATATGCAGTTTAAATTAGTGTCTTATAGGAAGTGTTTGGCAGCCTTAAGTATAGGCATCAATACCAGCTCTGCCTAGAATATTGTTCTCACGAACCAGTATTGAGATCCTACTGTCAATTGAGAAGGTAATTTTGTTAAATATGTTTACTGCTCAGACTTTCCATTTAACAATGTCCCTTAAAAGAAAATGTGTTGCTACTTAAATCAAGGTAACAGAATTTGATTAAATTAACAATCGatgggtcagagttaaggctgttttGTTGTGATCTAATTTTTTGTCATGAAATATGCATTTCTGCGTACTTGAGGAAAGCAATGTGTGTTCAGCAGACAAGTCCCTTCCTGGCTTTAATTAATAATATATGGCTCTTCCATGGCAAAGTGCTTGGAAATTGCATTGTCATCATGCAGTCAAAGGGCACGGTTGAGGTTGCCGAGATGTTTGTTGTTTGGAACGTTTCAGTGAGAGGCTGAAGTTAGTCCCAGGAGCGTCTCCATCACCGCACGGGACTGGCTGTACTGCCCAGTCTGCTCTGGAGAATGGGAACCAGAGTCCCCTGCCATCCTTAGGAGATATTCCTATCCCTTGGGGGTTCAAAGCACCGGCTGTGTGGGGAAAGCTTGTATTGCAGCTGTCCCGTGGGACTGGAACCCTGCAAGCACCACTTTGCATTGCTCCCTTCAGCTACTGTCTTGGAGCTTTGGGGGAGAAGTAGGCTTTGTTCCTGCAAGATGGTTCCTGGCTCTGGAGGCCTTGTGATCTCAGGGGAACCCTGTGTGTTACTCTGCTCTCAGGGGTTTCTTCGGTTTACCTTTAGCTCCTAACCAGGAGAAAGATGTAAAGTGAAGAGAGTCCCTGTGATAGTGGGGGTTGGATGCCCATGTGAAGGCTGCCCCAGGATAACCAGagaggtgtgaatttaaagcattGTTTATATCAAGAAAACATTCCCATGTAGTGAAGACCTTACACAGCCCTTTGCAGGCAAGgagtctttccctcctccccctctgccaaGCCACTGGCTACAGCAAAGGGTGTTGGCTGCTAATTGGTCCGTGTCTGGTGTGAGTCTCAGTCTAGTGCATGGTGCCACACACACAACTCACAGCTGGCACAACTGGCACTAATTACCCATCTGGTCAGTCCCATCAGGGAAGCTGAGGACTGGATGGACCAAGGAGGCTTGCGGGTGGCTCCTGTGGGACAGAGATGAGGCATGTTGACAGGGGTAGTGCTGCTCAGGCTGGACCTCTTCAGTCCTGAGGGCTGTACATCTGGCATCAGTGCTATGTACAAAAGTGGAAGCTTCTGTATTACAATGAGGTTCCTACGCTTTTCCCCAGCTGCAAGTGGCCAGGTAAGCGAGCCACTCCCTGGTAGGTGACTGCCCCTTGTGGCATGCACGTGCCTTGGGCTCACAGGTGTTCCCTCCTCTATGCATGCTGATGTCTTTTCTGGGTTTGCAGGAGTAGCAAAGAGCTGCTGTTACAGCCAGTGATCATCAGCAGGAATGAGAAAGAGAAGGTTCTGATCGAGGGGTCCATCAACTCCGTGAGAGTCAGCATTGCAGTGAAACAGgtgagcctgctggggggggagggggagagaacgGAGCTGGAGCTGAGGAAAAGGGTTGGTGGCTTGCACTCAGCTTGAGGAAGCCtgacttccccttcccctcttcagGCAGACGAGATTGAGAAGATCCTGTGCCACAAATTCATGCGCTTCATGATGATGAGGGCTGAGAACTTCTTCATCCTGCGCCGGAAACCCGTGGAGGTGAGATGACTGGGGGAGGGCATATCCTGTGGTGTAAGAGAGGGACGCTTCTACTCGCCCGCTTTGGCAGCTCACTGTTGTGAGCGTCTTTGCCATGGTGCTGAGCTGCCAGGCAGGGCAAAGGGGCTCTGGTGCTGATCACTGATGAGGTGttgctcctttcctctcccctactAGGGCTATGACATCAGCTTCCTGATCACAAACTTCCACACGGAGCAGATGTACAAGCACAAGCTAGTGGATTTTGTGATCCACTTCATGGAAGAGATTGACAAGGAGATCAGTGAGATGAAGCTGTCCGTCAACGCCAGGGCTCGCATCGTTGCTGAGGAGTTCCTCAAGAACGTGAGCTCCTAAGCAGGGGAACAGcagcttccttcccctccccattgcAGGAAGGGGCTCGTGGGTAGCCTCTTATTGACCAGGGAGAGCTTTGGGGGTAACAGCTAGACAAAGGGGGACTACAGCCTTTCCTCAGAGATGTGGGAACCTGGCCTTAAAGCGAGGCCTGGCACATCCCCACTGTCTGTTTCCATGCTGGCTGAGTGTGGGGAGGGTGAGTTTGGATTGCCAGAACCAGCATGGgaacaattttcagagtaacagccgtgttagtctgtattcgcaaaaagaaaaggagtacttatggcaccttagagactaaccaatttatttgagcatgagctttcctgagctacagctcacttcatcggatgcatactgtggaaactgcagaagacattatatacacagagaccatgaaacaatacctcctcccaccccactctcctgctggtaatagcttatctaaagtgatcatcaagttgggccatttccagcacaaatccaggttttctcaccctccccccccacacacacacacaaactcactctcccgctggtaatagcttatccaaagctaatccaccttgattatcatacacattttaaagagagtggtcactttggatgggctactaccagcaggagagtgagtttggggaggggggaccggggacggagggtgagaaaacctggatttgtgctggaaatggcccaacttgatgatcactttagataagctattacctgcaggagagtggggtgggaggaggtattgtttcatggtctctgtgtatataatgtcttctgcagtttccacagtatgcatccgatgaagtgagctgtagctcacgaaagctcatgctcaaataaattggtcagtctctaaggtgccacaagtactccttttcttcatgggaaCAATGTTCCCTTTAGAGGGCCTTGCAAAGGGTCACATGAAAGCCTGTTTGGGTCTCCTGACTCTGCCCCTTAAAAAGGTCTAGTTAGAACACAGGCAGTCCCATGTATGTGGTCTCTGCCTGGAGCGTGGCATGGGGAGGGGCTAGGGTACAAAATATGTAGGAGTGATGGAGCACATCACACTGAGGGGGAGGCGTGGCACTATCTCTGAAAgaaagagtcaaatatagtaactAATGGAAATTCCATACTTGAATAATAAGATTagagcagtaggaatatactgccagccacctgaccaggatggtgctGGTGACTggaaatgctcagggaaattagagaggctacataagaacggccagactgggtcagaccaaaggtccatctagcccagtatcctgtcttccaacagtggccagtgccaggtgtcccagaggtaatgaacagaacagggcaattattgagtgatccatctcctgttgcccattcccagcttctggcaaacagaggctagggacaccatccctgcccatcctggctaatacaaAATCAGAAAGCCCAGTAATAATGGGTTTCTTCAGCTAGCCCCATGTTGACTGTACAgatcacctcaggatgggataaAGAGATGAAAATTTTTTGACATGgtaaatgactgtttcttggagcagctagtcctggaatccacaaggggagaggcagttcttgatttagtacTAGGTggcgcacaggatctggtccaagaggtgagtgtagctgaactgcttggtaatagcgaccataatgtaattaaatatacCTTCCTTGTAGaaggggaaataccaaagaaaatcACCACGGTagcatttaacttaaaaaagaGGAACCATACAAAAACGAGgaagttaaacagaaattgaaaAGAACAGTCACAAGCATGAaaattcctgcaagctgcatagaaacttttttaaaacaccataatagaggcaggtctcagagtagcagccgtgttagtctgtattcgcaaaaagaaaaggagtacttgtggcaccttagcgactaaccaatttgtttgagcataagctttcgtgagctagagctcacttcatcggattcattcagtggaaatCATAATAGAGGCAGAAACTAAATGTATATCCCAGATAAAAGAACTGTTAGAGGACCAAAAAAGGTCACCCTGGCTAAacagtaaaagaggtggttagagacaaatATCTTTCAGAAACTGGAAGTCCAATcttactgaggaaaacagaaaggagcataaactctagcaAGTCACGTGTAACAGTAGAATTAGGCAGGTCAAAGAATATGAAGAGCAACTTGCAAGAGACCCATAAGCTAACagcaaaaaagtaaaaagaaaaggagtacttgttgcaccttatagactaacattggttagtctctaaggtgccacaagtactccttttctttttgcggatacagagtagcagccgtgttggtctgtaacCTGTCATTAAGCAAAAggtgtttaagtacatcagaagcaggaagccactggacaatcaaggttcTAAAACAGCAGACAGGGAAAATAAATCCACTGGAGAGAAACTGTAGTGAAAAagtgatgcaaagaattcatgtagaggatgagagggagattcccaaacctgagccattatatttaggtgacagatctgaggaactatcccaaattgaggtgtcaataaaggaggctttggaacaaattgctaaattaaacagtgataaatcaccaggaccagatggtatttacccaagagttctgaaggaactaaaaTACGAAACTGCAGTATATAaccatcacttaaatcagcctctctaggtcagtggtctccaaactttttggatcgCGCTCCCTCGGGGCCAGTTCTaggaaacccaaaacaaaaaaaagctggCACTGGTGTGCTGTCAGAGAATCAAAGGTCCGGGAGCACTGCCGCCACCGTGACAGCGGCGCTCCTCCTGCCACGCACCCCACTTCGGAGACCACTGCTCTGGATGACGGGAGGATGGCTAATGTGATGCTGGTTGGTTTTTTTCAAAGCCtctagaggcaatcctggcaattacaggccagtaagcctaacttcagtattgAGCAAATTGGTTGACtccatagtaaagaacagaattatgaaACATAGATAAATGAGATGGTGGGGAAGAGTCAACGcaggttttgtaaagggaaatcatgcctcaccagtctattagaattattttgtgaggggtcaacaaatgtggacaaggaggacccagtggatataatgcacttggactttcagaaagcctttgacaaggtccctcaccaaaggctcttaagcaaagtaagcagtcatgggataagagggaaggttctctgatggattggtaactggttaaaagataggaaacaaaggtaggaataaaaggtcagttttcagtGGAGAGAAATAGTTTGGTCCCCCTAAGATCTATACTGGGACTAAtactgtttaacatattcataaatgatctgcaaaaagggataaacagtgaggtggcaaagtttgcagatgtaaaactaaagatagttaagttgAAAGTTAGCTGCAAAGAGTTaaaaagggatctcataaaactaggtgactaggcaacaaaatggcaggtgaaattcactgttgataaatgcaaagtaatgcacattggaaaacatcatcccacctccacatataaaatgatgtggtcgcagctaatttagacacttcaagaaagagatcattgaACAGATgtcagaactatccacaatgactccatctGCTGCAGCAGTTAGAAAAGCTAACAATAgttaggaacaattaggaaagggataggtaatacagaaaatatcctaacaccactatataaatctgtggtacacCCAGacccttgaatactgcatgtagatgtggttgccctatctccaaaaaaaattttttttttttaaattggaagaagtacagagaagggcaaccaaactggtgaggggtttggaacagcttTGGCAGGAgatttaaaaagactgggacaggTCAAATTTGGAGAGAAACTACTGAGGAGGAGGACAGGGTTGAGGCCTATAAAATCacgactgctgtggagaaagtaaatgagtgctgtttactccttctcataacaaaggaaccaggggtcacccaatgaaattaatgggtagctggtcaaacaaacataaggaagtacttcacacaacagtcaccctgtggaactcattgccaggggatgtgaaggccaaaagtataactgggttcaaaagctAACTCgatcagttcctggaggacaggtccatcagtggctatttgccaagatggtagggatgcaaccctgtgcactgggtgtccctaagcctctgcctgccagaagctgagactggttGACATGATGaatcactccctctgaagcatctggcactggccattgttgatggggctagatggaccattggtctgacccaatatggccatgcTATGCTCCTATGATCCCTGGAGGGTGCAGCTTGGGGAGGGCCTGCCTGGGGTGATGTGAAGTCTCCCAGAGGTGGGACTCATCGTGGGGGATGAGGGCCTGCTGCTGGGTGATGTGGGCATCCCTGGTACCCTGTTACATGAGGGAGCAGTGTGGTACCAAGTGACTGGATGGCTGCAGCAGGCAGGCTCCTGCAGGGATGTGAGttcagtgggctggggcaggtgcgGGTGCGCAATGTGTGCGGTTGGCTGGTCGGCAGCTCAACCTCCCCAGGCGAAGAGCTGTGCAGTAAGAAGTGACCATCTCCAGAGCACAGGTCCCAACTGCCCATGCTCCGTGAGCTGGCTggagtgtccagttctgggatcTGTACTTTCCATAGGCTGCCCCCTCTCTAGTAGAGATGAGGGCAGCTTGGTTCCAGCACATTCTGTGCAAAAGCACTGTAGCTCGCAGGGCCCTGTACAGGCTGGGTATGTGACTGGGAAGATGGGTGGGTGCACAGGGACTAATGGGCACCTGCccacctttcttttttccttccttacAGTTTTAGAGCGTGGTGCTGGACTCCACAGCTCAGGTTCTCATTCTCTCCTGCGTCTGCACAGCTGCCCTGCTAGGGAGGGCCATGCTCAGGGCCTTGCTGTCTGGAAGAGATGAGAAGCGATCCGATCTTCGGGAGCTGTCCCAGTGGAATGTACATTGATTCTCCACCGGCCccggggaagggatgggggggggagttaATAGTTTGAACCAAACTCTGTGCTTGTTTGAGACTGTCAACTctgtatgattttttaaatgactaatCATTGCTGTAATTGTCCAaggctctgggggctggagggagctgtggCTGCTCCAGTACCGGACAGCACGAGCAGcttctgccctgaggctggtacCTGCTAGCTGGCGTTCCAGCTGAGGACAGTGCCCACTCAGcccgctctaccagctgctgcaaAGCACCGCTCATGCACGTGGCATTCTGGAGACACAACTCTGAGCCTAATCCCAGCGTTACGGCTTCCAGCAAGTCGGGCTGAGAGCAGCTGTCCTGGGCAAGGCAGCAGTGTTCGCGGGGGCCAGTCCTGGCACCCTCAAATTCCCAATCTCCACAGCCTTCCTGCTGCAGCTCTATGGGCTGCTTTAGTGAGAGATTCCCCACTAAGGGTAGGGGTGCAGCTGGGCAGAACTGCAGGGAGCACTGCTCTCCTTCAGCCCCATCTGTGTGACACAGGACTAGGCAGCATGTACTCCGGCCTGTAGCCTTCACCTTCCATTTTTCTGCCTGTAGCTGAGGAGGCTGGACTCCCCGACAGAGTTGGAATCTGTAATGGGTGCTGCTTTTGCTATTGCACTTGCTGTTCGTGCTCTGGTACCTTCCCCATTAAAGCCTTTTTCCTGCCTTACTGAGGGTGGCCTGCTGGTGGGGGGTTCTTGTGtgctcccaggggcagggcatggTGCCCGGGGCACTACGGGGGCCCCTCAGTTCAGTGCTGCGGGGGGCTAGCACCAGCTGAAGCCCTGCTGTCTGCACCTGCcaggtgttggggtggggggggggtgacaggagaggctctgctcccagagcggggagggaaaggaggaatcctgggctgggggggacagaagggggagagaggaggggcccTGTGGGGGTGGAGACTCTGCTGCTGTTGTGGGGACAGTGCAAGGATTGGGGGCGCTATAGAGGGCGGGGGAGTCAAAGGGGGATTGGGGGCGctatggaggggggagaggaggggccttggggggagaccctgctgctggtgtgggaggggacgaccctgctgctggtgtgggaggggacagtgCAGGGATTGGGGGCGctatagagggcaggggagtcaAAGGGGGATTGGGGGCGCtatggaggggggggagaggaggggccttgggggggagaccctgctgctggtgtgggaggggacagtgTGGGGATTGGGGGTGCTATAGAGGGTGGGGGAGTCTGTGGGGGGATTGGGGCGctatggaggggggagaggaggggccttGTGGGGGAGATCCTGCTGccggtgtgggaggggatggtgCTGGGATTGGGGGCGCTATAGAGGGTGGTGGGGTCAGTGTGGGGATTGGGGGCGGTATAGAGGAtgggtggggtctgtggggggATTGGGGGTGctatggaggggggagaggaggggccttggggagagaccctgctgctggtgtgggaggggacagtgTGGGGATTGGGGGTGCTATAGAGGGCGGGGGAGTCTGTGGGGGGATTGGGGCGctatggagggggagaggaggggccttggggggagATCCTGCTGCCggtgtgggaggggacagtgTGGGGATTGGGGGTGCTATAGAGGGCGGGGGAGTCTGTGGGGGGATTGGGGCGctatggaggggggagaggaggggccttggggggagaccctgctgctggtgtgggaggggacagtgCTGGGATTGGGGGCGCTATAGAGGGCGGGGGAGTCAAAGGGGGATTGGGGGCGctatggaggggggagaggaggggccttggggagagaccctgctgctggtgtgggaggggacagtgTGGGGATTGGGGGTGCTATAGAGGGCGGGGGAGTCTGTGGGGGGATTGGGGCGctatggaggggggagaggaggggccttggggggagaccctgctgctggtgtgggaggggacagtgTGGGGATTGGGGGTGCTATAGAGGGCGGGGGAGTCTGTGGGGGGATTGGGGCGctatggaggggggagaggaggggccttggggagagatcctgctgctggtgtgggaggggacagtgTGGGGATTGGGGGCGCTATAGAGGGTGGTGGGGTCAGTGTGGGGATTGGGGGCGGTATAGAGGAtgggtggggtctgtggggagaTTGGGGGCGCtatggagaggggagaggaggggccttgggggggagacgctgctgctggtgtgggaggggacagtgTGGGGATTGGGGGTGCTATAGAGGGCGGGGGAGTCTGTGGGGGGATTGGGGCGctatggaggggggagaggaggggccttggggggagatcctgctgctggtgtgggaggggatggtgCTGGGATTGGGGGCGCTATAGAGGGTGGTGGGGTCAGTGTGGGGATTGGGGGCGATATAGAGGACGGGCGGGGTCTGTGGGGGGATTGGGGGCGCTGAGGAGGGGCCCTGGGGGGACAGAGATGGGGCCGGGGCCTGGGGGGGAccctgcggggggggcggggcgggctcgACACCGAAGGGCTCGGGTTCGCCTGACGTCACAGGGCCCCAGCCCGCCCTCGCGTCGCCATGGAGACCGCACCATAGCGGGGCCCTCGAGCCGAGCGGGGCAGGGCCCGGCCGGAGCCTGTGGGGTCGGTGGGGGGATTGGGGGGCGCTATAGAGGGCGGGGGGGTCTGTCGGGTCGGTGGGGGGATTGGGGGTGCTATAGAGGGCGAGGGGTTTGTGGGGTCGGTGGGAGGATTGGGGGTGCTATAGAGGGCGGGGGGGTCTGTTGGGTCGGTGGGGGGATTGGGGGTGCTATAGAGGGCAGGGGGGGTCCGTGGGGTCGGTGGGGGGATTGGGGGTGCTATAGAGGGCGGGGGGGTCTGTCGGGTCGGTGGGGGGATTGGGGGTTCTATAGAGGGCGGGGGGAGTCCGTGGGGTCGGTGGGGGGATTGGGGGTGCTATAGAGGGCGGGGGGGTCTGTCGGGTCGGTGGGGGGATTGGGGGTTCTATAGAGGGCGGGGGGAGTCCGTGGGGTCGGTGGGGGGATTGGGGGTGCTATAGAGGGCGGGGGGGTCTGTCGGTCGGTGCGGGGATTGGGGGGTTCTATAGAGGGCGGGGGGTTTGTGGGGTCGGTGGGGAGATTGGGGGGTGCTATAGAGGGCAGGGGGGTCTGTCGGGTCGGTGGGGGGATTGGGGGTGCTATACAGGGCTGGGGGGTCTGTCGGGTCAGTGGGGGGATTGGGGGCGGTATAGAGGGCGGGGGGGTCTGTCGGGTCGGTGGGGGGATTAGGGGTGCTATACAGGGCGGGGGGGTCTGTCGGGTTGGTGGGGGGATTGGGGGGCGCTATAGAGGGCGGGGGGGTCTGTCGGGTCGGTGGGGGGATTGGGGGGCG from Eretmochelys imbricata isolate rEreImb1 chromosome 7, rEreImb1.hap1, whole genome shotgun sequence encodes:
- the ARPC4 gene encoding actin-related protein 2/3 complex subunit 4; this encodes MERAAHPGREKPPRLHPPLPLPGSWTDGPDRTEAAAMTATLRPYLNAVRATLQAALCLENFSSQVVERHNKPEVEVRSSKELLLQPVIISRNEKEKVLIEGSINSVRVSIAVKQADEIEKILCHKFMRFMMMRAENFFILRRKPVEGYDISFLITNFHTEQMYKHKLVDFVIHFMEEIDKEISEMKLSVNARARIVAEEFLKNF